A part of Streptomyces sp. DSM 40750 genomic DNA contains:
- a CDS encoding ABC transporter substrate-binding protein translates to MSRRLFLTAAGAVSLGATLSACGGSGGSGSASSDKEVSQADIDKAMKTPTELTFWTWVPDIDQEVALFEKKYPAIKVKVVNAGQGVQHYTKLRTAIKAGKGAPDVAQMEYQAIPTFTITDSLLDLGPYGASKLKDTFVEWTWGQVSGPKGEVWAIPQDTGPLGMLYRADIFDEHGIEPPKTWDDFAAAARKLHKADPDVYMTNLAANEAAAWHGLLWQAGAKPYATSGKGNVSISVNDAISEKLAAYWGGLAQEGVIGVEPGWTDAWYSALNKGKYATWITAAWGPAFLSGAAKATSGKWRAAPLPQWDASKPSSGNWGGSTSAVTKVTKNPIAAAVFAQFLNSDPESTKLFNTKQSFFPATKQLLADPEFTDDASAFFGGQKVNRLFAEIGETVSPDFQWPPFLDQAVTDWTETVGRSLAKKKDSVAALDSWQTRLTTYAKNQGFTVQAP, encoded by the coding sequence ATGAGCCGCCGGCTCTTCCTCACCGCCGCGGGAGCGGTGTCGCTGGGAGCCACGCTCTCCGCCTGCGGCGGCAGCGGCGGCAGCGGCTCCGCCTCCTCCGACAAGGAGGTCAGCCAGGCCGACATCGACAAGGCGATGAAGACGCCGACCGAGCTGACGTTCTGGACGTGGGTCCCGGACATCGACCAGGAGGTCGCGCTCTTCGAGAAGAAGTACCCGGCCATCAAGGTCAAGGTCGTCAACGCGGGCCAGGGCGTGCAGCACTACACGAAGCTGCGCACGGCGATCAAGGCCGGCAAGGGCGCCCCGGACGTGGCGCAGATGGAGTACCAGGCCATTCCGACGTTCACCATCACGGACAGTCTTCTGGACCTGGGCCCGTACGGCGCGTCCAAGCTGAAGGACACGTTCGTCGAGTGGACGTGGGGCCAGGTCAGCGGCCCCAAGGGCGAAGTATGGGCGATCCCGCAGGACACCGGTCCGCTGGGCATGCTGTACCGGGCGGACATCTTCGACGAGCACGGCATCGAGCCGCCGAAGACCTGGGACGACTTCGCAGCCGCGGCGCGCAAGCTGCACAAGGCCGACCCCGACGTCTACATGACCAACCTGGCCGCGAACGAGGCCGCCGCGTGGCACGGTCTGCTGTGGCAGGCGGGGGCCAAGCCCTACGCGACCTCCGGCAAGGGCAACGTCTCCATCAGCGTCAACGACGCCATCTCCGAGAAACTCGCGGCCTACTGGGGCGGCCTCGCGCAGGAAGGGGTCATCGGAGTCGAGCCGGGCTGGACCGACGCGTGGTACTCCGCGCTCAACAAGGGCAAGTACGCCACGTGGATCACCGCGGCCTGGGGGCCGGCCTTCCTCTCCGGTGCGGCCAAGGCCACCTCAGGCAAGTGGCGGGCCGCCCCGTTGCCGCAGTGGGACGCCTCCAAGCCGAGCTCGGGCAACTGGGGCGGCTCGACCAGCGCGGTCACGAAGGTGACCAAGAACCCGATCGCGGCGGCGGTGTTCGCCCAGTTCCTCAACAGCGACCCGGAAAGCACGAAGCTGTTCAACACCAAGCAGTCCTTCTTCCCGGCGACGAAGCAACTGCTCGCGGACCCCGAGTTCACCGATGACGCGTCCGCCTTCTTCGGCGGCCAGAAGGTCAACCGTCTGTTCGCCGAGATCGGCGAGACGGTCAGCCCCGACTTCCAGTGGCCGCCGTTCCTCGACCAGGCCGTCACCGACTGGACCGAGACCGTCGGCAGGTCCCTCGCCAAGAAGAAGGACTCCGTCGCCGCGCTCGACTCGTGGCAGACACGGCTCACCACCTACGCCAAGAACCAGGGCTTCACCGTCCAGGCTCCGTGA